A stretch of DNA from Dioscorea cayenensis subsp. rotundata cultivar TDr96_F1 chromosome 4, TDr96_F1_v2_PseudoChromosome.rev07_lg8_w22 25.fasta, whole genome shotgun sequence:
CTTTTGTACACAATGCTCTACATGGATGCAAAGTCCTCAATGGATGAATACCTAGGAATGGAGAAATGACTGTGAAACGAATATTGTGTGGATCACTGGTATACCATATTTTTTGAATTGGTTggatttaaagttttttaaattgtattgtgcttaaatctaaatctaattaattgattttgtttttttttgaacttATTGAAACTTATTCAATAGAAAATACAGATGAcatagttgatttttttaacttgttgaaaacaatagaaaatacagATGACATGCCAAAAGCGCATGCTTAAAAATGCTACAACAATGTTGAGGCATGCACATAACATCTGGctataaaaagagaaagtaTGGCTAGGgaatagggatggcaataatttttaaatctaaccTGATCTGAGTTTGATGGGAAAACCCAGTTTGATCGGGTTTGGGGTCGGGTGCATGTATAGGAATTCTAATACCTGATCCGAATTCAAACCCGACCtgaaattcaattaacaaatatgcccaattatatatatatatatatatatatatagttttgtgttaacttttgaatttttattttcaatcccTACATTGAATGTTCTATGAGTTAAGGTGTGACATTGAGACTATGAAGATAAGTATGAATTTCACtcttgttttataaaataaattattcttattcatattctatttacttttaatgtctattttgtgttgaatttatctattttgtatTGCTTTAAATGTCGAGTATGAGAGCAAAATAGTGGGTGCAGGTATAGCAAAACCCACACCCTGACCCATTGCCATCTCTACTAAAGAAATATGacaaaatcatattattattattaattttaaatgtgctTAATGGACAATAAatactacaaaataaaaatttgctcAACGTCAATAATAACCTTAAAACATTATAAACTACTATAAATtcaaattgttttatatttatgtgaaattgagacattttcataaaatattgcCTACTAAACTTTTATAttgcaaaacaaacataaaatagtaaaaaaattattgcagtaattttacaatttttcattatatactTATGCAAATCAAATACTAATCATCACAAAAACTATTGCACTATCCAATGAACATCAAGCATAAACAATGCAAGTATTTTAACTATTCTTATTGTATTCCACTGCTGTTGTCATGGAGAAATCAAACATGAGAATTAGTAAAATCAAGAAATTGATAGACAAGTTGCATGACAGAGTTGGCAAGGCGATCAGCTGCTTCTTGTGTGGATGCTTCAGCATAAACACGGACAATGTCTTCTGTGCCAGAGGGACGAATAAAACACCGTCCTCTTGGGTATTTGGCTGCAATTAATTTGACAAGTAGAAACAGTAAAAACTCTATGTTGAATTCATAGAAATTAGGCttgttttgttgaaaaaatCACAAAGATGAATAGTGTATGGATCACTTGTTTACCAGTTTCAGTATCAATAAGCTTCTGTAGACCAACAGGCTGGACCACCTCTGTTTCTGCGTTAGCGGTGACAACTGCATTTCTATCCGCAACTTTCACctgagtaaaaaaaaagaaaaattagacaTGGATGGATTTAACGGCATTAGGAAATGTCCAAGTTTCAGTAGGAGACTTGAGTACACTtcttaaaacattttaaattcaTACAACTCAGTAGCACTAGATAGAATGATTCACGCCAAAGACTACATGGCAATGTTTAGGTAGTGGGAAATTAAACCAAAAGAGCCTGCCAAAACTAGTACTGCTTTGCAGAATGTAGGACAGATGATGCTGAAGTTCTGATAACTGGACAGTTCATTTAGTCAACAGTAAATGAACTAATGGATTCAGATTCATAAATCCAATGGGAGAGGGAGTTAGATAATCCGTATGTGTATCCAACAAACAATCAATGTATCCTATATTACATAACGGCAAACAAATGATAAAGTTGTTTCAAaaggacaagaaaaaaatagactGACCTTCAGCTGTCTGCTAGGAAGATCAGCATAAAGCTGACTCCATCTCACAATTGACCATCCCATGTAACTGAGCACAGCTTCCACTAATAGCAAGCCACTAAGAGCATCGCCCACTGCCTGGTTTATTAACTGACTAACAGCCAACAATCTTACAGCAGCCTTGTGGCGCTCTGAACCTGAAACAGACGGTGAGACAATTAACATCAGGATATCATTGACCTCAATTGAGATTGTTCTCTGGTACAATGTAAGTTCATCTTCAGACCTGCCATGGAAACAGACAATTCATCTGATCTGGCATGTAACAGAGACAAGAATTCTTCTGAAAAAATAATAGTTCCATGACCGTTTGCCTCAAAATAGATACCAATATCATACTCTGCGGCTTTCTTGTGCAGGTATTTTACTCCTGTTGGAGTAAACACAACTTCCAGGCCCATCTGCTTGAGGTAATCAGTTGATGCGCCATTTGCATAAGCTGTCTGAACAATGCCAAGCCGTGCTGGCAATGAATTGAAtacatcatcattttcattcctATTGAGGATGCTTAATTGTTCCTTTATGAATACTGCAAAGAGCGATAATATTTTGTCTCCATCAATAAGATCAATGCTATTGTCACTTGCTGATAAGACATGGAAATATACGAGCCTATCTGCATCCCCATCCAAACTTGCACACCTAAAACACTAAATTCAGCTATGAAATTGGCATTACTAGAGAAAGTTGATCACATAAAGTTGAAGCATTTGAATTGATGGAACTCACCTTAATCCCATGTCAATAGATCCAAAACTAGATGGGGCCACCTTTTCTTTCTGCACATAATCAGCTCCAACTCCATCATTAAGCACTCCTCCTTTCTTTCCTGAGTTTCTAACTTCAATATCCAATCCCTTCAGCATTTTTTTCAACTCCTCCAGTTTTTCTCCTCCAACACCATTGGCTCCATCCACTAAAACTTTAGGATCAACCTCACTTTTCACAATGTTCTCTGGAATCAAATCTATCAAGCACCTGGATTGATAGTTAGAACAATCAAACCTaacaaaatgttatttttttaattaaagaaactttAGATATAGGGCACTCTCAAGCTAACCTGAAAGATTTTGAAAGTTGTGCATAGTAATCAAACTCGGATGCCTTTGTTCCCTTATTCCTACTCCTAACGATCCAATGCAGTTGTGGTGTTGTTAAGATCCCCATATCAACTGCAACAGCACCAATTATAGCATTGATTCCCTTCaagaaacatataaaaaataataattccaaGGCCACTCTCGGATATTGATTGCAAAAAAGATGAAACTATACAAGATATGGCAGAAGCTGCATACTTGTTTTGCAGTTTCAAGGAGAGATTCTCCAGTAGGTCTCGTGTCCCTGCCCAGAAGTACCTCTGCAGATTGAGTTCCACACAAAGGGATATTCTCCTCCTCGGCAAATTGGACCACCAACTGCCAACCACAAGCAAATGTTGCCtctttaattgaaaattagtaGTATCACCAGAATTCTTGTCATAACACCCAAAACACATATTGACTGAAGAAGCAGTTCAGATATATAATAATGAGCAGGGTCCATTCCAAATGCAGGCAGGATGAGTTGTGGTCAAATCATATAATTActaattgaaaataaagaacttatgttaagcatttacaaaccaaatcaaacaGTAGGAAAAGCATATTGACTGAAAAAGTAGTTCAGATACCCAAATGCAGACAGGATGAGTTGcagaaaaatcatataattaccAATTGAAAAACCTTATTTTAAGCATCTACAAGCCACATCAAACAGAAACAAAAAATCTATACTGACTGAAAAGGCATTTCAGACATACAATAATGAGCAGCGCCCATCCCAAATGCAGACAGGATGAGTTGaagaaaaatcatataattaccAATTGAAAAACCTTATTTTAAGCATCTACAAGCCACAtcaaacagaagaaaaaaaatctatactGACTGAAAAGGCAATTCAGACAAAAAATCATGAGCAGCGTCCATCCCAAATGCAGACAGGATGAGTTGCAGTAAAATCATACAATTAccaattgaaaagaaataagCCATGTTAAGCATACACAAACCAAATCCAACAGAAAAAGATTTTTCATATCAACCATTTAGCATGTTCATGAAGCGCAAAAATGGTAGCATAcaatatataaaccaatttcTAAGGATGCAACTCTGAATTTATGAAAAAGGGAGCAACTAAAGCTAAATAAAATTTCCAATATACTAGCATAAAAGGTGAGGTTTTACCAATCAAACGCGAAAAAATCATGATACTATCTATCTATCATGATGtaagctaaaaaaaaatcaggcaTTGAAAAACAGTCTTTTAAACAGACAGACAGAAAACACCATTTAGATTAACAGAAGGTAACTGAGAGGAATCGAGGCTTACATCAAGGAGGTGTTGGGGATCGGGGGCATTGGCAAGAGCATCAGCGAAGGGCTCCCACTTCTGGGTCAGCATGCCACCATCTGGATCAGCGATCTTCACGCCATTATCGAAGATCGGGTTGTGGGATGCAGTGATCATCAATCCGATAGCGTGTCCGGTCTTGATGGACCGCAATGCCGCCAGCACGCCGGCTCGGAACACCGTGGAGCCAAGGATCAGGCCATCAGACCGGAACCCCGCGGTTCCATACGAAAACCTCACTCCTGCCACCCAAAAGAGCACCGATCCTGATCCATTAGAAGATGGAGAAGCAGCAAAGAGCAGCGCTCCAAGAGGGAATCGAGATGAACGAACCTGGAGGGATTGGGAAGCGAGAAGTGGATTCGAGAAGGAGGGAGCGCTGCTTCTCCGATGCCATTAGCTCGAGTTTTCTCTGATTCCCGGGTGCCGATAGCGCTGGACGACAAGCGAAACGGGGAAATGATCATTTTTATTAGCAGTATTATTCTAAACAAGGAACATGcggcattattattattcccACAGATTCATCCTTGAAGGACCTGATTGCAAAATAACATTTCACAAGGCTTCTGTAAAACATTTccataataacttttttttttttttgatatatatatatgcagtgGTTTTAGTGTTGGGTACCTGATTGTGAAAATATGAGCATTTGTTAAGGGGGCACagataaataaaacaacttTCTTAAGTCATTCAAACATGGCCTTCAGAGGTAGCTAAGATGCCATAATTGTAGCTACCAATTTGCACAAGAGGAGGtcaagaagatgatgatcatAACGAATGTCATGACTCATGACTCCGATAATTATGACGACAACTTTCTAATGATCCTTTCCTTGCCTCCATAGAACCCAACCCTctgagaaaaaagagagaaaaagaaaaaggctaaaaataaaacattacaaagCTTTACAACAAGGGAAAGATAGCCATCTCCTAGAGCAGTAGCATGGCCTCGGGTGGGTCAAAATAGAGAGGGCCAACTGTGCTTAATATTTTAATCAGCCATTTGCCCTGAGGAGTTACAGGGTTTACAAGATGTTTCTATGATGATTTGTATGTAAAATGAAGGCCATCCCTGTCACCGGGCAGGTGGTTCTGAGGTCTGATTACTCAAAGCAGGGTTTGAGATGGATGGTAGGGTTCCATTCTCCTGAGGTGGCGGCAAAGAGCCCCATTTCGGCTCCGCATCTGATGGCTCCACCACATGAACTGCACCATCACTCATCCCCAATGCAAATTGGTTGGGCTCCGCCGGATGAGCGGCAATGACTGTAGGGTAAACACTTCCGCTGCAGTGAAGGCATCAAAACATTCAGAATGAGTTGCTCAAATGTTCAGTTCGGGTTGAGAATGAAGATAGAGGAATAAGTCACAAATCAAAATCACTCACTAACCTGGCAATTGAAGAGGTTAGGTAAGCAGCAGGAGAGATCCTGCATCGGAGCCTCAGGCTTTCTGCATCAAAAACTCCCACCGCACCATCACAGAACCCAGCATACACCAAAAGACCATCACAAGAGTATATAGCACTTGATATGGGTGCAGGAAGCGAGTCTCTAGGAGACCACTGCAACACAGATGAAACCCCAATCCATAAGTTTTGTTTAACAAACAAGTGGATGAACATGAACACTATTGAATTGAGAGATGAAAGAACAATATATGTGATGATCAAAACCAACAGATTCGACACAAATCATCATGCTAGGATATCCTATGACCTAAATGCTTCAAGTATTTTCTTATTGATCACTTCTAGTGCCTCAATGCATCACAGTATAATATAGAAAGACTGAAGCAATTAAAACTATCAGTTGATCTTGTGCATGTGCTGGTTTAAATTAAACTAAGGAAATTCATGGATGAGGTTGCTGGGTCATTGAAGACCCCTGAAACAAGTTATTTTACCAGAAAATGGTTCCCCTTCAATTTTGGATTTGAAAAGCATCAATAGAAAAGATTCATCTGTATTATGAAGGACAGGACTCACCGAGCGCAAGCATTCAAGCTTGCTATCGTAGATTGCAAGTTGGCTTTCATGGACAACTAAGAGATGTGTCTGATCATTGTGGAACTGAACTTTTGTATCTCCAACTAACGGGCTTGCACGACCGGGTGGTGGCTGAATAAACTTTGATTTCCTTTTCTCCCATCCATCAATGCTCCAGACACACAACTGTGATGCAACTCATTAGATAATGACCCTTTATTGcagtaaaaaaagaaattgcaaATGctatagaagatgatgaataacATTGGGACCAGCACTTGAGTTACTGTGGCCCCATAATATCCACAGATCCAATAGTTATCATTTGTATATGAATGGCCACAGCATAAGCTGGCGCATTAGACAAATTCCATAAGAGTTGATAATTAAACTTGTCTGTTAGTTATCCTTGATTTCCAACTCAGTCCACATTACACTATCTGATGGaggatttaaatattatcacTAGACAAGTGGTGATGACTCAAGCTAAAGCATTAAACGATTTCCACATCAGATAATGGTCTaacttattaaatataattgatttccAATTTCTTTTCCAGAATATACCAACACACTGAGGATTTAATAATTACCTGTGCATCAGCACCTGATGAAACTAGTACGTTCATTGCCTGGGAGAATGTAAGGCCAGTGATCTTCTTAAGATGGCCCATGAGCTTTGTTTTAACCTGTacacacaaaatataaataactgaAGTTGCAGAGttgaaaacagaaaacaaacaatgttaacattttaaaaaagttaccatgtttttgaaaagatgtctgaaataaactgaaaaaataaatgGCCCATGAAATAATTAATGTAAACATGAAGCAAAACGATGCATTGAGAATTTTTGGAGCAAAACACAGTAGGTCAGAAAGTGcaccaataaacaaaaacattggcACAGATCTTCGCCCAACAAATCTACAATGACAATTTAAGCagcaaaacaaaatagaacTTTGTAGGAGCCATGCAATTACCTCATCAATCCTGACATTATAAATTTGAATGGTAGAATCTTCCATTCCTATTGCAATGATATTATTATCTTGAGGATGGAACGCCAGAAAGGTAGCAGCAGGAGGAGGAGACATAAAAGTTGTCATAACCTACAGAACAGCTCACCAGATTCAGTGACAATATAAAGACCAGCCAACAaataattgaagaagaaaactcAAGCATTTAAACTACAACTAGAGTATACCATGTAGCTTTGAACAACATACCTTGAAGGTCATCATGTTGAACAAAGAAATTTTTCCACCTGATGCAGACATAACATAGGAATCATTTTTAGATAAGGCAATGCACGCAGATGATTCTTCTGCTGGAATACTATCATTTATTTCATTAGTCATGAGAGTTCCACTTGATGGCTGCCATAACTGAGGTGCCACCAATGCAGTGCtctgaaaagaaacaaactggTCATCAGGCAGCAAATATAAAAGGGAGTAGTTGCATAGAAAAATGCAGTGAGACTGACCTTGCCAGAGGGATTTCGTTCAGTGCGCTGCCATTTCCACAGCTTATGTACCGCATTAGACCCAAGTGACAGCACGGCAAACCCAGAATTTGTATACAGCAACCGCACGACCTGCAATTTTCAAGGACACTCTGGGTTGATAACCaagcaaacaataaaaaatcttCCCCAGTGAGAGAATGCAGTAAAGGATCCCACATAGGAAGGGAcacatttttatataatatccaaaaaaaaaaatcacattacaagcaatttaaggatttttaaaatcaacaaaaagtTTGCTTCATGttcctcatttcttaaataatcTGCAAAATACATGTGATACCTTGCTCATCGCAGATAATGAATCAGGCAACTTTAAGGCTTTGAGTTGGGCAGAATCAATGATTTCAGCCAATTTCCATATCTTAATCTTATCCACATCATCTGAAATCCTAGGCTTAACGTCTCCTGTTCTGTTGCTATCAGCAGCAGCCTGCAATTTTATTATACATTAGAGTCCAATAGCTGGCTGTTCTAAACTATACTGCTACATAGAAACTGCATAATTGACTCACTAAGCTACTCATAGACATTGCAGCAGGGATTCGGTCAAGGGATGCAGCCAGAGGAGCAGAAACACTTGAAACAGCGAGACCACTAATTATTGGAGGCTGTACAATTGAAATCATTAGAAAGCAGTGAGCATCTTTTTCCTTAAGATCAGGATTGGAATAAGCAAGCATGCAGAAGATCCTTTTCAGTTAacaacaagcaataagcaattTATAAGATCAAACATGATTAGATTCTTTAtcaagagaaacaaagaggACAAATTTTATTAGTGAAAATTTTATCAATCTACAAGTTCTTGCCGATCTGAACAGATTATCATGGGTTGCACACATGAATGAGAGGCAACTGGCCTAACTTTAGCTCCTACATAGAACTTAGCCAGGCAGTGATTCCCAGCCTTGTAATTACCATCATCAGTTTAGCAGTTATGCAAGTAGCTCTGCAAGCAACAGATAGGAACAAAGATGCCAACATAAATTTTGGTATAAGCACAAGTAATTTGTGCAGGCCATGAGCAATTTCATCTTAAAAGAATGCACTGTGCAGCATTAGTTTTCACCACATATAGCTTCAcatctcaagaaaaaaaaattcagacatATGACAGGATTACCTTAATGTTAATTTGTTGAGGACCTCGAGAACCCTCAGAAGTCCTGCTCTCCAGTATCCTTATCAAGCGTTGCCCATCAGAATTTGCCAGGATCTTAATTCCATTATCACTAGTTGTAACTGCAAGCAACGAGCCCTCCTTGTTGAATCTCAGCCGGGGACTTGCCTAAAAATTAGAAAGTAGGCAAACTTACAAAACATGCAAtcttcaaatttaaaccaagAGAAAATTTATGTAGGTGTTGAATTGTACTTACAGGTAATCCCCCCTCCGCATCCGTAGTAGTCAGTGTGCTGGTAATGTCCATGTCCCAAAACTTAATCATAAACTCATCCCCAGCAGCCAAGAAACGATTTCTAGTTGTATCAAATTGGACAACGCCTAAAGATCGCTTTTTAAATCCATAATATGTTCTTTTAATGGATCCTTCTGTCTCATTCCACTCAACTAAAAATGATTCACCCTCCTTACTAGTTCCACAAGAAAAAAGTCTgcagaaaatatgaaaaacagcATAGTCAACAAAGTTTGTAAAAATCTGAACTCCAAAttcttttaaatgaaaacaaatggaTTTGGTAGAGTTTGGTTGTTATCATTTCTCAAGCGAATTTGTACAATTGCACATCATTAAATAAACTTTCACCTTGATCCATCAGCACTATATGCCATTGTTGTGCACCAGTGTCCAGGAGCATCATAATCAACTCTAGATGATGGACAATCATATAGCCATGCCTTGATTTTGCCATCAATAGCAGTTGAGAAGATAAACTGCACAAGATCTCGAGTGagggattttaaaatataaatgaaaaatagacaTGACAGAGTAGGGTTATCCAGACAATTCCAGATGGGAAACCAATTAATATGCATGAAATTGATTCCCAagctgaaaataaaattaaatgaacatTTACTCTAAAAAATTAACATCTTTTGCCGGAAAGTTCACCTGAATAGCTTCTTTATAGTGAGGGCAGACAGAATATACAGGAGCTTCATGGCCTTCAAAAATATATTGCTTCTGACCTGTTGTAGCATCCCAGACCTGCCATTTGATTGATAACTCATATGAAAAAGATTCTCTCGATACATTTTTGAGAAAATGATATTTGGAACCTCGATTATTTCAATTTTGcatattatagaaataaaaaaacacaaaacctAACCTTAATTGTCTTATCATCACCACAGGTAATAATAGATAGACTCTTGTTTCGGATGAGAAAATGCAATGTCATTGACACCACCACTATGTGCATCAATCTGCACCAGGATATGATGAGAAAGATTGTAATAAATCAGAAACTAATAAAAAGATGATTGGCCCAAAAAAGCACTTGAAATTCACCTCTTGTTGCTGTCTCAAATCTCCGTTAGGACTATAACCATATGTTTGAACAATATGC
This window harbors:
- the LOC120259286 gene encoding phosphoacetylglucosamine mutase; this translates as MASEKQRSLLLESTSRFPIPPGVRFSYGTAGFRSDGLILGSTVFRAGVLAALRSIKTGHAIGLMITASHNPIFDNGVKIADPDGGMLTQKWEPFADALANAPDPQHLLDLVVQFAEEENIPLCGTQSAEVLLGRDTRPTGESLLETAKQGINAIIGAVAVDMGILTTPQLHWIVRSRNKGTKASEFDYYAQLSKSFRCLIDLIPENIVKSEVDPKVLVDGANGVGGEKLEELKKMLKGLDIEVRNSGKKGGVLNDGVGADYVQKEKVAPSSFGSIDMGLRCASLDGDADRLVYFHVLSASDNSIDLIDGDKILSLFAVFIKEQLSILNRNENDDVFNSLPARLGIVQTAYANGASTDYLKQMGLEVVFTPTGVKYLHKKAAEYDIGIYFEANGHGTIIFSEEFLSLLHARSDELSVSMAGSERHKAAVRLLAVSQLINQAVGDALSGLLLVEAVLSYMGWSIVRWSQLYADLPSRQLKVKVADRNAVVTANAETEVVQPVGLQKLIDTETAKYPRGRCFIRPSGTEDIVRVYAEASTQEAADRLANSVMQLVYQFLDFTNSHV
- the LOC120259285 gene encoding LOW QUALITY PROTEIN: protein TOPLESS-RELATED PROTEIN 2-like (The sequence of the model RefSeq protein was modified relative to this genomic sequence to represent the inferred CDS: deleted 1 base in 1 codon) codes for the protein MSSLSRELVFLILQFLDEEKFKETVHKLEQESGFYFNMKHFEDQVQAGEWDEAERYLSGFTKVEDNRYSMKIFFEIRKQKYLEALDRHDRAKAVDILVKDLKVFASFNEDLFKEITQLLTLENFRQNEQLSKYGDTKSARNIMLMELKKLIEANPLFRDKLAFPSFKASRLRTLINQSLNWQHQLCKNPRPNPDIKTLFTDHSCAPTNGARTPPPANSPLVGPIPKAGGFPPVGAHSPFQPVVSPSASAIAGWMSSANPSLPHAAGAQGPPGLVQPPNTAAFLKHPRTPTSVPVMDYQTAESEHLMKRMRAGQPDEVSFSGSNHPPNIYSQDDLPKTVVRTLNQGSNVMSLDFHPQQQTILLVGTNVGDIGIWEVGSRERIAHRPFKVWDISNCSMPLQAALVKDATISVNRCLWSPDGSVLGVAFSKHIVQTYGYSPNGDLRQQQEIDAHSGGVNDIAFSHPNKSLSIITCGDDKTIKVWDATTGQKQYIFEGHEAPVYSVCPHYKEAIQFIFSTAIDGKIKAWLYDCPSSRVDYDAPGHWCTTMAYSADGSRLFSCGTSKEGESFLVEWNETEGSIKRTYYGFKKRSLGVVQFDTTRNRFLAAGDEFMIKFWDMDITSTLTTTDAEGGLPASPRLRFNKEGSLLAVTTSDNGIKILANSDGQRLIRILESRTSEGSRGPQQINIKPPIISGLAVSSVSAPLAASLDRIPAAMSMSSLAAADSNRTGDVKPRISDDVDKIKIWKLAEIIDSAQLKALKLPDSLSAMSKVVRLLYTNSGFAVLSLGSNAVHKLWKWQRTERNPSGKSTALVAPQLWQPSSGTLMTNEINDSIPAEESSACIALSKNDSYVMSASGGKISLFNMMTFKVMTTFMSPPPAATFLAFHPQDNNIIAIGMEDSTIQIYNVRIDEVKTKLMGHLKKITGLTFSQAMNVLVSSGADAQLCVWSIDGWEKRKSKFIQPPPGRASPLVGDTKVQFHNDQTHLLVVHESQLAIYDSKLECLRSWSPRDSLPAPISSAIYSCDGLLVYAGFCDGAVGVFDAESLRLRCRISPAAYLTSSIASGSVYPTVIAAHPAEPNQFALGMSDGAVHVVEPSDAEPKWGSLPPPQENGTLPSISNPALSNQTSEPPAR